The following are encoded together in the Tepidiforma bonchosmolovskayae genome:
- the cysK gene encoding cysteine synthase A has protein sequence MTVHTGRPLVADSVLDLIGGTPLVRLKRVIPQDAATVLGKMESLNPGGSVKDRIALAMIEEAERSGRLAPGSTIVEPTSGNTGIGLALVAAVKGYRLILTMPEDMSVERRRLLERYGAELVLTPAIEGMTGAVFAAQELCREHPDYFMPQQFENPANPAIHEQTTAREILEATGGRVDAFVAGVGTGGTITGVGHVLRAELGDRVHIVAVEPARSPVLSGGRAGMHAIQGIGASFIPGVLDRQVYNEIIRVEDRDAVQWSKKLAREEGILAGISAGANVFAARKIAERLGAGKTVVTVICDTGERYLSVNM, from the coding sequence ATGACCGTGCACACCGGGCGACCCCTCGTCGCCGATTCCGTCCTCGATCTCATCGGGGGAACCCCCCTCGTCCGCCTCAAGCGGGTCATTCCCCAGGACGCCGCCACCGTCCTCGGCAAAATGGAAAGCCTCAACCCCGGCGGCAGCGTCAAAGACCGCATCGCCCTCGCCATGATCGAGGAAGCGGAGCGCTCCGGCCGCCTCGCCCCCGGCTCCACCATCGTCGAGCCGACCTCCGGCAACACCGGCATCGGCCTCGCCCTCGTCGCCGCGGTCAAAGGCTACCGGCTCATCCTCACCATGCCCGAGGACATGTCCGTCGAGCGCCGCCGCCTCCTCGAACGGTACGGCGCTGAGCTCGTCCTCACCCCCGCCATCGAAGGCATGACCGGCGCCGTCTTCGCCGCCCAGGAACTCTGCCGCGAGCACCCCGACTACTTCATGCCACAGCAGTTCGAAAACCCCGCCAACCCGGCCATCCACGAGCAGACCACCGCCCGCGAAATCCTCGAAGCCACCGGCGGCCGCGTCGACGCCTTCGTCGCCGGCGTCGGCACCGGCGGCACCATCACCGGCGTCGGCCACGTCCTCCGCGCCGAACTCGGCGACCGCGTCCACATCGTCGCCGTTGAACCCGCCCGCTCGCCCGTCCTCTCCGGCGGACGCGCCGGCATGCACGCCATCCAGGGCATCGGCGCCAGCTTCATCCCCGGCGTCCTCGACCGCCAGGTCTACAACGAAATCATCCGCGTCGAAGACCGCGATGCCGTCCAGTGGTCGAAGAAGCTCGCCCGCGAGGAAGGCATCCTCGCCGGCATCTCCGCCGGCGCCAACGTCTTCGCCGCCCGCAAAATTGCCGAGCGCCTCGGCGCCGGCAAGACGGTCGTCACCGTCATCTGCGACACTGGAGAGCGCTACCTCAGCGTCAACATGTAA
- a CDS encoding RrF2 family transcriptional regulator — MRVSTRGDYGLRALIELAANYGGGPLQSSEIALRRHIPEQYLDQLLATLRKAGFIRSVRGPSGGHELVRPPDQITVKEVIEALEGSLSPVAWLDEPPEMTDHPHQCGQREIWERIRKATEEILASYTVADLLEREPTAVAGRWVI; from the coding sequence ATGCGTGTCTCCACCCGCGGCGATTACGGCCTCCGCGCCCTCATCGAGCTCGCCGCCAACTACGGCGGCGGCCCACTCCAGTCGTCCGAAATCGCCCTCCGCCGCCACATCCCCGAGCAGTACCTCGACCAGCTCCTCGCCACGCTCCGCAAGGCCGGCTTCATCCGCAGCGTCCGCGGGCCATCCGGCGGCCACGAACTCGTCCGCCCGCCCGACCAGATCACCGTCAAAGAGGTCATCGAGGCCCTCGAAGGCTCCCTCTCCCCCGTCGCGTGGCTCGATGAGCCCCCCGAAATGACCGACCACCCTCACCAGTGCGGCCAGCGCGAAATCTGGGAGCGCATCCGCAAAGCCACTGAGGAGATCCTCGCCTCCTACACCGTCGCCGACCTGCTCGAACGCGAGCCCACAGCTGTCGCCGGGAGATGGGTGATATGA
- a CDS encoding MoaD family protein: MTSTATPTVSVRLTAVLQKLTGGQKTIEASGRTVAEVFDDIEARYPGFKAQVYGPDGKPHRFVNIYLNDEDIRYTGGIDTALKAGDVLDILPALAGGQ, translated from the coding sequence ATGACCAGCACGGCCACGCCTACCGTCAGCGTCCGCCTCACTGCCGTCCTCCAGAAGCTCACCGGCGGCCAGAAAACCATCGAAGCCTCCGGCCGCACCGTCGCCGAAGTCTTCGACGACATCGAAGCCCGCTACCCCGGCTTCAAGGCGCAGGTGTACGGACCCGACGGCAAGCCCCACCGCTTCGTCAACATCTACCTCAACGACGAAGACATCCGCTACACCGGCGGCATCGATACCGCCCTCAAGGCCGGCGACGTCCTCGATATCCTCCCCGCGCTCGCCGGCGGGCAGTAA
- the queC gene encoding 7-cyano-7-deazaguanine synthase QueC: protein MANERARLGVVLLSGGLDSTTVAAHAVRAGGEVRALSIAYGQRHVRELAAARAVAAALGIPLVEADAAFYARLAAHSALTSSAFAVPADRPEEVMAAEVPITYVPLRNTFFVTLAAAALESWLLDRIEGGGADPAALEGVIYVGANAIDYSGYPDCRPEFYRAMEEVIRLGSKVGSAYGVPVRIEAPIIRMSKAEIVRYGLELGAPLGLTWSCYAGGERPCGSCDACRLRAAGFAAADARDPALEAG, encoded by the coding sequence ATGGCGAACGAACGGGCGCGGCTCGGGGTGGTGCTGCTCTCGGGCGGGCTGGACTCGACGACCGTGGCGGCGCATGCGGTCCGGGCGGGGGGCGAGGTGCGGGCGTTGAGCATCGCCTACGGGCAGCGGCATGTGCGGGAGCTGGCGGCGGCGCGGGCGGTGGCGGCCGCTCTCGGCATCCCGCTCGTGGAGGCGGACGCCGCATTCTATGCGCGGCTGGCGGCCCATTCGGCCCTTACCAGCAGCGCCTTCGCGGTCCCGGCGGACCGCCCGGAGGAGGTGATGGCGGCCGAGGTGCCGATCACGTACGTGCCGCTGCGGAACACGTTCTTCGTGACACTGGCGGCGGCTGCGCTGGAGAGCTGGCTGCTCGACCGAATCGAAGGCGGCGGCGCCGACCCGGCGGCCCTCGAGGGCGTGATCTACGTCGGGGCGAACGCGATCGACTACTCGGGCTACCCGGATTGCCGGCCGGAGTTCTACCGGGCGATGGAGGAGGTGATCCGGCTGGGGAGCAAGGTGGGGTCGGCCTACGGCGTGCCGGTGCGGATCGAGGCGCCGATCATCCGGATGTCGAAGGCGGAGATTGTGCGGTACGGGCTGGAGCTGGGCGCGCCGCTCGGCCTGACGTGGAGCTGCTACGCGGGCGGCGAGCGGCCGTGCGGGAGCTGCGATGCCTGCCGGCTGCGGGCTGCGGGGTTCGCGGCCGCCGACGCCCGGGACCCTGCGCTCGAGGCGGGCTGA
- a CDS encoding DUF4328 domain-containing protein: MYCPRCGSWSAQGAAFCWKCGGALAQQPPAPAPGPAPAGPAPATPGAAPVAGPWPQQPPAWPQTPYASYPPPAGALPGNWFYLSASGLATAITVFAAITAALYGIGAALGLAGALADDWETLDVSGGFIGFGLLALIVLFILLIVWTRRITGNLLPFQPVLELGTGWAVGSWFVPIISYWFPLRIWNQAWRATTPTIAPSIGWQWKGLPVPVTHILAWVTFHIGVVVASIGVPTEDDTSTAIGYAGFIGGTLVSVSQVLLIMVVRNLTARQDAYARQYLPAVAPAIPPAAPPYGAGG; encoded by the coding sequence ATGTACTGCCCCCGCTGCGGCTCCTGGTCGGCCCAGGGCGCCGCCTTCTGCTGGAAGTGCGGCGGAGCACTGGCCCAGCAGCCCCCCGCTCCCGCGCCCGGCCCCGCTCCAGCTGGGCCCGCCCCTGCGACCCCAGGTGCGGCGCCCGTCGCTGGCCCGTGGCCGCAGCAGCCCCCGGCCTGGCCGCAAACCCCCTACGCCTCCTACCCGCCGCCCGCCGGGGCCCTGCCCGGGAACTGGTTCTACCTCTCCGCCTCCGGGCTTGCCACCGCCATCACCGTCTTTGCCGCAATCACCGCTGCGCTCTACGGCATCGGCGCCGCGCTCGGCCTTGCCGGCGCCCTCGCCGACGACTGGGAGACTCTGGACGTCTCCGGCGGGTTCATCGGCTTCGGCCTCCTCGCGCTCATCGTGCTCTTCATCCTGCTGATCGTCTGGACCCGCCGGATCACCGGGAACCTCCTCCCCTTCCAGCCAGTTCTCGAACTCGGCACCGGCTGGGCCGTCGGCAGCTGGTTCGTCCCGATCATCAGCTACTGGTTCCCGCTCCGCATCTGGAACCAGGCCTGGCGCGCCACCACCCCCACCATCGCGCCGTCCATCGGCTGGCAGTGGAAGGGCCTCCCCGTGCCGGTGACCCACATCCTCGCCTGGGTGACCTTCCACATCGGCGTTGTCGTCGCCTCCATCGGCGTCCCCACCGAGGACGATACCTCCACCGCCATCGGCTATGCCGGGTTTATCGGCGGCACGCTCGTTTCCGTCAGCCAGGTGCTCCTCATCATGGTCGTCCGCAACCTCACCGCCCGGCAGGATGCCTACGCCCGCCAGTACCTCCCGGCCGTTGCCCCCGCCATCCCGCCCGCCGCTCCGCCCTACGGCGCCGGCGGCTGA
- a CDS encoding PLP-dependent cysteine synthase family protein: protein MALYRSVLDLIGNTPLVEMQKLSPRPGIHLYAKLEGQNPTGSVKDRIAKYMIEAAEARGELKPGDTILEPTSGNTGIGLAMIGRVKGYRVVCVMPESVSEERTFLLRAYGAEIIYTPGELGSNGAIAKAKEIVEANPGKYYFPYQYGNEANPRAHYETTGPEILRDLPEVTVFVAGLGTGGTLTGTGRFLKEHKPGVKVIAAAPHPGDLVQGLRALEEGFIPPVFDETVLDGKIVVDSRSSFAMAKEITQKEGLFVGISCGAVVKAALKAAERLEGEQHIVCLLADGGWKYLSSNLWTTDWEDLPEDIESKIWW, encoded by the coding sequence ATGGCCCTCTACCGCTCCGTCCTCGACCTCATCGGCAACACCCCGCTCGTCGAGATGCAGAAGCTCTCGCCGCGGCCGGGCATCCACCTCTATGCCAAGCTCGAGGGCCAGAATCCCACCGGCTCCGTCAAGGACCGCATCGCCAAGTACATGATCGAAGCCGCCGAAGCGCGCGGCGAACTCAAGCCCGGCGATACCATCCTCGAGCCCACCTCCGGCAACACCGGCATCGGCCTCGCCATGATCGGCCGCGTCAAGGGCTACCGCGTCGTCTGCGTCATGCCCGAAAGCGTCAGCGAGGAGCGCACCTTCCTCCTCCGTGCCTACGGCGCGGAGATTATCTATACCCCCGGCGAACTCGGCTCCAACGGCGCCATCGCAAAGGCGAAAGAGATCGTCGAGGCGAACCCCGGCAAGTACTACTTCCCCTACCAGTACGGCAACGAAGCCAACCCCCGCGCTCACTACGAAACCACCGGGCCCGAAATCCTGCGCGACCTCCCCGAGGTCACCGTCTTCGTCGCCGGACTCGGCACCGGCGGCACCCTCACCGGCACCGGCCGCTTCCTCAAAGAGCACAAGCCCGGCGTCAAGGTCATCGCTGCCGCGCCCCACCCCGGTGACCTCGTCCAGGGCCTCCGCGCCCTCGAAGAGGGCTTCATTCCGCCCGTCTTCGACGAAACCGTCCTCGACGGAAAAATCGTCGTCGACAGCCGCTCCAGCTTCGCCATGGCCAAAGAGATCACCCAGAAGGAGGGCCTCTTCGTCGGCATCAGCTGCGGGGCCGTCGTGAAGGCCGCGCTCAAGGCGGCGGAGCGGCTCGAAGGCGAGCAGCACATCGTCTGCCTCCTCGCCGACGGCGGCTGGAAGTACCTCTCCTCCAACCTCTGGACCACCGACTGGGAAGACCTGCCCGAGGACATCGAGAGCAAAATCTGGTGGTGA
- a CDS encoding 7-carboxy-7-deazaguanine synthase QueE, protein MEQLIVARMADGRPEIFASVQGEGVSMGVPSTFVRLAMCNLRCRWCDTAYTWDWERFDRAASTMAMTAEEAAAAVQALPPRNVVITGGEPLLQRRQLVPLVEALRDEGYRFEVETNGTVGPGPLAELIDQFNVSPKLAHSGNAGLRRIVPGVLREFGATGRAWFKFVVAEPGDFEEVRAVCAAGGIPPERVVLMPEGTSAAVLNERGQWLAEACAREGYRFSTRLHILLWGDRRGV, encoded by the coding sequence ATGGAGCAGCTGATTGTTGCGCGGATGGCGGACGGGCGGCCCGAAATCTTCGCTTCCGTCCAGGGCGAAGGGGTTTCGATGGGCGTGCCGAGCACGTTCGTGCGGCTGGCGATGTGCAACCTCCGCTGCCGCTGGTGCGATACGGCCTACACGTGGGACTGGGAGCGGTTCGACCGGGCCGCTTCGACGATGGCGATGACGGCGGAGGAGGCTGCGGCGGCGGTGCAGGCGCTGCCGCCGCGGAACGTGGTCATCACCGGCGGGGAGCCGCTCCTGCAGCGGCGCCAGCTGGTGCCGCTGGTCGAGGCGCTGCGGGACGAGGGGTACCGGTTTGAGGTCGAGACTAACGGGACCGTGGGCCCGGGGCCGCTGGCGGAGCTGATCGACCAGTTCAACGTTTCGCCGAAGCTGGCGCATTCGGGGAACGCGGGGCTGCGGCGGATTGTGCCGGGGGTGCTGCGGGAGTTCGGGGCGACCGGCCGGGCGTGGTTCAAGTTCGTCGTGGCAGAGCCGGGGGACTTCGAGGAGGTGCGGGCGGTTTGTGCGGCGGGCGGCATCCCGCCGGAGCGGGTAGTGCTCATGCCGGAGGGCACTTCGGCGGCGGTGCTGAACGAGCGCGGGCAATGGCTGGCCGAAGCGTGCGCGCGGGAGGGGTACCGCTTCAGCACGCGGCTGCACATCCTGCTCTGGGGCGACCGGCGGGGCGTCTAG
- a CDS encoding DUF4328 domain-containing protein, which yields MLRVILMGISAILGLAGAAAANGYAVVGSVLVYYLAILLGYPDYILLIVWTRRITGNLRPFQPALELGTGWAVGSWFVPIINLWFPLRIWNQAWRATTPTIAPPIGWQWKGLPVPPTHIIAWITPFIAAIVLALGLTLLESPEDEINVNVGNIFFISIMLDTVAKAVLILVVRNLTARQDAYARYWGAQVGPPAAS from the coding sequence GTGTTACGGGTCATCTTGATGGGAATAAGCGCCATTCTCGGGCTGGCTGGGGCCGCGGCCGCCAACGGGTATGCCGTCGTCGGCTCGGTGCTGGTGTATTACCTGGCTATCTTGCTTGGCTACCCAGATTACATTCTACTCATCGTCTGGACCCGCCGGATAACCGGGAATCTTCGCCCGTTCCAGCCCGCGCTTGAACTGGGCACCGGATGGGCGGTCGGCAGCTGGTTCGTGCCGATTATCAACCTCTGGTTTCCGCTCCGCATTTGGAATCAGGCGTGGCGTGCGACTACCCCCACGATCGCACCGCCTATCGGCTGGCAATGGAAGGGACTTCCCGTCCCCCCGACGCATATAATTGCATGGATAACGCCGTTCATTGCAGCAATTGTTTTGGCTTTAGGCTTGACATTACTTGAATCACCTGAAGACGAGATTAACGTAAATGTCGGAAACATATTTTTCATTTCGATCATGCTTGACACAGTTGCTAAGGCTGTTTTGATACTTGTGGTTCGCAACCTCACCGCCCGCCAGGACGCCTACGCCCGGTACTGGGGTGCTCAGGTGGGCCCTCCCGCTGCTTCCTGA
- the moeB gene encoding molybdopterin-synthase adenylyltransferase MoeB, with protein sequence MSVNVYIPTPFRHLVGNRANVRATGVTVRDIIDDLDRQYPGFRAQLVDSSGRRARHINIYVNQVEIENLADEATELHEGDEVAVIPALAGGAPTVLTPEMVERYSRHIIMPQVGSAGQRKIIESRVLIIGAGGLGSPVALYLALAGVGTIGIVDFDVVDRSNLQRQILHQTDDIGKPKVQSARETLLAHNPNIEVVTHETPITSDNAMEIISQYDIVVNGADNFATRYLVNDACYLLKKPLVDGSILMFDGQATTYLPGKGCYRCLYPAPPPPGMVPSCAEAGVLGAMCATIGSIQATEVLKLILEIGEPLVNRLLLYDALTLEFRIVKIRRDPNCPLCGDNPTIHELIDYEAFCGAPIPHAAAPFGG encoded by the coding sequence GTGTCAGTTAACGTTTACATCCCCACGCCGTTCCGCCACCTCGTCGGCAACCGCGCGAACGTGCGTGCCACCGGCGTCACCGTCCGCGACATCATCGACGACCTCGACCGCCAGTACCCCGGCTTCCGCGCCCAGCTCGTCGATAGCTCCGGCAGGCGCGCCCGCCACATCAACATCTACGTCAACCAGGTCGAAATCGAAAACCTCGCCGACGAAGCCACCGAACTCCACGAAGGCGATGAGGTCGCCGTCATCCCCGCCCTCGCCGGCGGCGCCCCCACGGTCCTCACTCCCGAGATGGTCGAACGGTACAGCCGCCACATCATCATGCCCCAGGTCGGCAGCGCCGGTCAGCGCAAAATCATCGAGTCCCGGGTCCTCATCATCGGCGCCGGCGGCCTCGGCTCCCCCGTCGCCCTCTACCTCGCCCTCGCCGGCGTCGGCACCATCGGCATCGTCGACTTCGACGTCGTCGACCGCTCCAATCTCCAGCGCCAGATCCTCCACCAGACCGACGACATCGGGAAGCCGAAGGTCCAGTCGGCCCGCGAAACCCTCCTCGCCCACAACCCGAACATCGAGGTTGTCACCCACGAAACGCCGATCACCAGCGACAACGCCATGGAGATCATCAGCCAGTACGACATCGTGGTGAACGGCGCCGACAACTTCGCCACCCGCTACCTCGTCAACGATGCCTGCTACCTGCTGAAGAAGCCGCTCGTCGACGGCTCCATCCTCATGTTCGACGGGCAGGCCACCACCTACCTGCCCGGCAAAGGCTGCTACCGCTGCCTCTACCCCGCGCCGCCGCCGCCCGGTATGGTCCCCAGCTGCGCCGAAGCCGGCGTCCTCGGCGCCATGTGCGCCACTATCGGCAGCATCCAGGCCACCGAGGTGCTCAAGCTCATCCTCGAAATCGGCGAACCCCTCGTGAACCGCCTCCTCCTCTACGATGCCCTCACCCTCGAGTTCCGCATCGTCAAAATCCGCCGCGACCCCAACTGCCCGCTCTGCGGCGACAACCCCACCATCCACGAGCTGATCGACTACGAAGCCTTCTGCGGTGCGCCCATCCCCCACGCCGCCGCGCCGTTCGGCGGCTAG